The following are from one region of the Cyanobium gracile PCC 6307 genome:
- a CDS encoding DNA-3-methyladenine glycosylase: protein MVTSCHDPPVPPLPPSFFPRPAELVAPELIGCLLLRRQASGALLWGVIVETEAYCQSEPACHGHRRRSASNDTLFGEPGRFYVYLTYGVHHCVNVVTGRRDWANGVLLRAAALPGAPERAAAGPGLLARRFAIDRRQDGRIAEPASGLWLAPRLPEVAALLEGPGPQGEALLLQTQRIGVSQGQELPWRWYLRASRSVSRRARGDRTPRHDRLAALLASTVGAFDGSRTP from the coding sequence ATGGTGACCAGCTGCCACGACCCTCCGGTTCCTCCCCTCCCCCCGTCCTTCTTCCCCCGCCCCGCCGAGCTGGTGGCCCCGGAGCTCATCGGCTGCCTGCTGCTGCGGCGCCAGGCCTCGGGCGCCCTGCTGTGGGGCGTGATCGTCGAAACCGAGGCCTACTGCCAGAGCGAGCCGGCCTGCCATGGCCACCGCCGCCGCTCGGCCAGCAACGACACCCTGTTCGGGGAGCCCGGCCGGTTCTACGTCTACCTGACCTACGGCGTGCACCACTGCGTCAACGTGGTCACCGGCCGGCGGGACTGGGCCAACGGGGTGCTGCTGCGGGCGGCTGCCCTGCCGGGGGCACCGGAGCGGGCGGCGGCCGGCCCCGGCCTGCTAGCCCGCCGCTTCGCCATCGACCGCCGTCAGGACGGCCGGATCGCCGAGCCGGCTTCAGGCCTGTGGCTGGCCCCGCGGCTGCCCGAGGTGGCGGCGCTGCTGGAGGGGCCAGGGCCGCAGGGGGAGGCGCTGCTGCTGCAGACGCAGCGCATCGGCGTCTCCCAGGGGCAGGAGCTGCCCTGGCGCTGGTACCTGCGCGCCAGCCGCAGTGTCAGCCGGCGGGCCCGCGGCGATCGCACGCCCCGACACGATCGGCTCGCCGCCCTGCTGGCCTCTACGGTTGGGGCGTTCGACGGGAGCAGAACGCCTTGA
- a CDS encoding DUF6679 family protein: MLATGPGTVLGPGAVLGIDRVMVNMAAGAVLPRIDPIRGVTMLHRKLDRFRLEQRPVWVYLLDQQRWIERALVVEIEGDLVTLRYDDEDGDERHSWEESVRLASIGAVSTRLASVSRSADADDLPTTGDCPEAERLGSS, translated from the coding sequence TTGCTGGCCACGGGGCCCGGAACCGTGCTGGGGCCTGGGGCGGTGCTGGGCATCGATCGGGTCATGGTGAACATGGCGGCCGGCGCCGTGCTGCCTAGGATCGACCCTATCCGCGGCGTCACGATGCTGCATCGCAAGCTCGACCGATTTCGCCTGGAGCAGCGTCCGGTCTGGGTCTACCTGCTGGATCAGCAGCGCTGGATCGAGCGGGCCCTGGTGGTGGAGATCGAGGGCGATCTGGTCACCCTCCGCTACGACGACGAGGACGGCGACGAGCGCCACAGCTGGGAGGAGAGCGTCCGGCTGGCCTCGATCGGAGCCGTCAGCACCCGGCTGGCTTCAGTGAGCCGCTCCGCCGATGCCGACGACCTGCCCACCACCGGCGACTGTCCCGAGGCCGAACGCCTCGGCAGTTCCTGA
- a CDS encoding creatininase family protein encodes MPSTAPGPSTVPGPVASNEAIRLQLRSWPEVEEYLTRCRGVIVPLGSTEQHGPTGAIGTDALTAEAVALEVGRRTGVLVTPAQAFGMAEHHLGFAGTISLQPSTLLAVLHDVVLSLARHGFERIYVINGHGGNIATARAAFAQAYGTAAARGLPGAQRLRCRLANWFTAGPVMREARDRYGDREGHHATPSEIALTLHLEPSLNAKQRPLPEAAPAGPIHGPEDFRRRHPDGRMGSDPFLASAEHGARFLELAAAALADDLADFLGPDGEAS; translated from the coding sequence ATGCCCAGCACCGCCCCAGGCCCCAGCACGGTTCCGGGCCCCGTGGCCAGCAACGAGGCGATCCGGCTGCAGCTGCGCAGCTGGCCCGAGGTGGAGGAGTACCTGACCCGCTGCCGGGGGGTGATCGTGCCGCTGGGGTCCACCGAGCAGCACGGGCCCACCGGCGCCATCGGCACCGACGCCCTCACCGCCGAGGCCGTGGCCCTGGAGGTGGGTCGCCGCACCGGGGTGCTGGTGACGCCCGCCCAGGCCTTCGGCATGGCCGAGCACCATCTGGGCTTCGCCGGCACGATCAGCCTGCAGCCGTCCACCCTGCTGGCCGTGCTCCATGACGTGGTGCTCTCGCTGGCCCGCCACGGCTTCGAGCGCATCTACGTGATCAACGGCCACGGCGGCAACATCGCCACCGCCCGGGCCGCCTTCGCCCAGGCCTACGGCACCGCCGCCGCCCGGGGGCTGCCGGGCGCCCAGCGACTGCGCTGCCGTCTGGCCAACTGGTTCACCGCCGGCCCGGTGATGCGGGAGGCCCGCGACCGCTACGGCGACCGGGAGGGGCACCATGCCACCCCCAGCGAGATCGCCCTCACCCTGCACCTGGAGCCCAGCCTCAACGCCAAGCAGCGGCCCCTGCCGGAAGCCGCCCCGGCCGGACCGATTCATGGCCCCGAGGACTTCCGCCGCCGCCATCCCGATGGCCGCATGGGCTCCGACCCGTTCCTGGCCAGCGCCGAGCATGGCGCCCGCTTCCTGGAGCTGGCGGCGGCGGCCCTGGCCGACGACCTGGCCGACTTCCTGGGGCCGGACGGGGAAGCGAGCTGA
- the gatC gene encoding Asp-tRNA(Asn)/Glu-tRNA(Gln) amidotransferase subunit GatC encodes MERITADDVRKVAQLARLALPEERIATYTIQLERILDYVAHLEQVDTEGVPPTTRAVEVVNVTRPDAVDPTPVREELLSLAPQREGDFFRVPKILGD; translated from the coding sequence ATGGAGCGGATCACGGCCGACGATGTGCGCAAGGTGGCCCAGCTGGCCCGCCTGGCCCTGCCCGAGGAACGGATCGCCACCTACACCATTCAGCTGGAGCGGATCCTGGATTACGTGGCCCACCTCGAGCAGGTGGACACCGAAGGGGTGCCCCCCACCACCCGGGCGGTGGAGGTGGTCAACGTCACCCGCCCCGACGCGGTGGATCCCACCCCGGTGCGCGAGGAGCTGCTCTCCCTGGCCCCCCAGCGGGAGGGGGATTTCTTCCGGGTGCCCAAGATCCTGGGCGACTGA
- the crtR gene encoding beta-carotene hydroxylase: MTDTLAPTSASVASTTPVPRLSVPREYLDPPAAWNPTVGLFLAGYGLAALTIWGWFVGGWPLPALLALGFLALHLEGTVIHDACHNAAHPNRIWNAVMGHGAALLLGFSFPVFTRVHLQHHAHVNDPKLDPDHIVSTFGPLWLIAPRFFYHEVFFFRHRLWRHNELFEWVLARTIFVLIVVAAARHHFLPFVFNCWFAPALMVGVTLGLFFDYLPHRPFQSRNRWHNARVYPSRLMNWLIMGQNYHLIHHLWPSIPWFEYQPAYHATKPILDAKGSPQRLGLFESRADSLNFLYDIFLGVRSHKKRRSRLRPLARLMPTRHARRRVLELLHRTAISPVR; this comes from the coding sequence ATGACAGACACGCTGGCACCCACGTCCGCCTCCGTGGCTTCGACCACGCCCGTGCCGCGGCTCAGTGTCCCCAGGGAGTACCTGGATCCCCCCGCCGCCTGGAACCCCACGGTGGGCCTGTTCCTGGCGGGCTATGGCCTGGCGGCCCTGACGATCTGGGGTTGGTTCGTGGGTGGCTGGCCCCTGCCGGCCCTGCTGGCCCTGGGCTTCCTGGCCCTGCACCTGGAGGGCACCGTCATCCACGACGCCTGCCACAACGCCGCCCATCCCAACCGCATCTGGAACGCGGTGATGGGCCATGGGGCGGCCCTGCTGCTGGGCTTCAGTTTCCCGGTGTTCACCCGGGTGCATCTGCAGCACCACGCCCACGTCAACGACCCCAAGCTCGATCCCGACCACATCGTCAGCACCTTCGGGCCCCTGTGGCTGATCGCGCCGCGCTTCTTCTATCACGAAGTCTTCTTCTTCCGCCATCGCCTCTGGCGCCACAATGAACTGTTCGAGTGGGTCCTGGCCCGCACCATCTTCGTGCTGATCGTGGTGGCGGCCGCCCGGCATCACTTCCTGCCGTTCGTCTTCAACTGCTGGTTCGCCCCGGCCCTGATGGTGGGCGTCACCCTCGGTCTGTTCTTCGATTACCTCCCCCACCGGCCCTTCCAGTCCCGCAACCGCTGGCACAACGCCCGCGTCTACCCGAGCAGGCTGATGAACTGGCTGATCATGGGCCAGAACTACCACCTGATTCACCATCTCTGGCCGTCGATCCCCTGGTTCGAGTACCAGCCGGCGTATCACGCCACCAAGCCGATTCTCGATGCCAAGGGTTCACCCCAGCGGCTCGGATTGTTCGAGAGCCGCGCCGACAGCCTCAACTTCCTCTACGATATCTTTCTCGGCGTGCGCTCCCACAAGAAGCGCCGCAGCCGTCTGCGTCCCCTGGCCCGGCTGATGCCCACCCGCCATGCCCGCCGGCGGGTGCTCGAACTGCTGCACCGCACCGCCATCTCGCCGGTGCGCTGA